The genomic window TATTCAAGCAGGACGGTGAAAGTTGATAAATGGAATGCCAAACCACTAATGTCCTGGTTTTTCATTTCAGAAATCAGGTAGTGTAGGTACTGTAGGCTCAAATAACTCCTTAAGCTCACAAGTTCAAACACTGGAATAATATGATATACAATTAACACAAGTAAGTGTTAATTGGTAAGTTGATACACTCTCAATTTGACCAATCATAAATAAGAGAAGTCAACATTCTTGTACTTTCTTACTGTAAGAAAGTAAACATTTTCGCCTGCAAGACAGGTGCTCGCCTAGTGCTCATTATATTGTAGATACAATGGTTTGACCTACATAACCTTCAGTAGCAGTTTCTTTAGTTTATTTGATGCTTTATAATCATGCTAACTTTAAACCAACATGCTAAAACCGTTAGCTATGTAAAAGCTGCTTGGGATGGGGATGGTTCATTAAAAATGTTACAAACACAAGGCCAAAATAAGTCAGGGTTGAATGGTTTTCTGTCAGTTCTGGGCCCACATAGCCTCGTCCAAATTACCAGACACCTACATTTACTACAACTGTGACAGCGATAAAACCCAGATGTTGCACATTTTAATTGTTCACTCTTTTCAAAGCGGATTATTCCTAATTCTTCCATTAAGTTCTTGCAGACATTGGGTTGTGTGAATTTCATCAGCAAATCTCAAATCTGCGGATCATTGACCACAAGCTACCGGTGTCATTTCACCACCTAATCCGGGGACCTTCCAGCTGCTGACCAAGCACTTCACTTGAAATCTTGTAGATGAGAAACATAACGTCATTGTGGGAAAGGAAATCTTTGTGTAAAGAATTTACACTCTAAGATCAGAGAAGGCTGAGGCAGAACACGGTGAGGTCAACACTGGGTTTTTCCCTCAACTGAGACCACAACATTTACAAAGAACACCAATAACAAAACTTAGATGCATATAAAATAGATTCAACCGTAAACTCCGAGAAGTGTGAGACCTAAGGGTGCCTTATTCCAACAGACTCTCTTTATTTTGTCTGACTGCACAGAAAATTGGTTTATTTGTAGGTTTGAGAAAGAAAATCCCTATGGTCTTCTGAAATACATGTTTTGTGATAACTTAAAGTTACACAAATGTTCGGCTCATGACAGTTCTGAAACACTCTCaaatgaaagaacaacacatgtaggaccctgcacacacacacacacacacacacacacacacacacacacacacacacacacacacacacacacacacacacacacacacacacacacacacacacacacacaaacacacacaaacaccatagAACATAAACAGTAGGCCTTCCTGTGAAAGAAACTTTAAAAGGCTCATCTTTTGTTAACAAATTGGCCAAACAGCTATACACACATTTTAAACTGCAATAAATGTCTATACTGCTCATACAACAACCTCAAACATCCCATTTAAGGGGTAAACAACTAAAATACGTAAATGTAAGTGTGGCTTCTCCGAAACCGAGATTGTGGAGGTCTaaaaagaaaactgaaaaaTACAATGTTTAGATTTTATCTAGAGAAATTCTAAAGGTAGACAACTTGTGAACTTCATTTGTTTCATTGAATCAAACCATGTCTCTGTTCCCTCTATTGTATTCATGTCAGGAAAAAtgttaaatatttattcaagttTCTATTTAAAACAGATGTTCAAGACCACTACATTACACATTGCATCAAACTGACCTGTGATAAaatagtatttatttttttccatacaTACATGTCATTCTTAGAGGGATTCATTGCAAGGGATAATCTCAGAGTGTCACAAACCTATGACACGCCGACAAAACaataattaaacaaaacaaaaaactgaCTGAAGTATTAATTTATGAGGGGTATCAAAGGGTTTTATCTTTCCCATGTTGTAAAACCTGTGAACAATAAATTATTATAGTCTTCTCTCTAGGACAAAAGACTAGAAAGGCTAATGGTGTTATTATAAATCAAGCACCAAACATTCATCTCTCCATCGAGTAGGATGGAAACGTTGTGCAATCTGTTCAATGATATCCATCAACATTGCAGAGATTATCAACTTGGTCACTGGCACACTCTTGAATCAAATGCAACCCAGACCAGCCATTTATTAGGTTAAATAGAGTAGAATCAGAGACCTTGCAGAGATCATTGTACTTTAAAGAAAGCCTGTGGTTTGTGACAGTATCATACAATCTGATAAAGTCCAGTCGGTTGACCGTAGCATGTAGGCTATGTAGGATGTTCTGCTACCGCATGACCATATTTCTATATTGTAAGAAAACAAAACTTTGTTATATTAAGTTTCGATGTCAGTAATAGACCATTGCCTCTGTATGTTCTAGCTATATTCTCATGTACAAATATTCATATATCAAAAGTTATACAGCACAATTCTCACCTTTTTTCCTTTACAAGACCTTGGATTAGTGAACATTAAATGATTCACAAATTTGGATGAAACAAAAAGGTGCCGTACTTGTAaaactatacatatatatatataaacaaataaatacatgtatatttatatatatgtatatatgtatatatatatagaaatatatatgtatatacaaaaCCTACATATTTAAATAACTCAAATTTGCTTTATAGGCACAACATAAATAAAGGCATTTGTGAAATTATCATATCAAATATGGCGCTAATGTCTTgtatccatatgcttgaaacaaAAAGGTAATGACCACTTTTATTTACAAACAGCTAAAATTAGATCAGACAGATCCATGCTTTACTTCACAACCTGAATTTGTCCTTAAAGTGCATGCAATAATAAGCAGTTTTACCAAGTGGGGTCTTCAACTGTGATAAGATAAATTAGTGGATTCAACTAATGCCAATTCTTTCGACGTGAACAAAACCATGAGGGTATAAGAGTTTGCTTAAAATAGGTGGCACTACAGATTACTGCATGTAAAAGCACAACAGAAAATGATAAGAAAGCatctaaaaaacaaaacaaaacaaatgctcCGAACTAATCCAGCGACCCCTGTACCATTCACCAATCACATTCTGAGAAACCTAAGGCCAGCCAACCACGGCGGACCCCTAGCAAACATTCCACAACGGCAACGCCCCCTAATGTCACGTATGCATTATGCATCATACATCATACTAACATAATGGGTACAAACTTAAATATATATCAAAGTGCCCATCTTTACTAAAATTGTTCCTGAATTCATTCAATTCCTTAccaaaaaggaggaggagaaatggCGCAGGGGGAAAAGTCTTGTAAGATATTGTGATTTGATTTTGTTGTGTCCAACTCTACGTGATGAGTTTACACCATTACACTACGTTGGATTTTATTGAAAGGATGTAGaattttttggttgttttttttctttcccctcTTCAAGTTTCACCAAAAATAGTTCCCATTGCACGTAACACATTGATTCGGAAATGCAATAcctaaaggagagagagagcgaggacagACAGTTATCCAGCTTGTTTTgccctggggggaggaggggaggggagactaAGGTCAAGTTGGCGTGGAGGGGTGAGAACTTGGGCACAGTTGTCCTGTAAAGATACATCCACTTTCATCTGTCGTCCTCTTTGAAGTCCAGGGATCTCAAGCTTCCAAAGCCGAGCCGAGAGCTTTCCGAATCAAAGCCATCCGATTCCCTTTCCTGGCGCTCAAACAGCTGCTTTATCCGCTCAGTACGTTCCTTCTGGAGTGAGACCAGCTCCTCTTCAATCTGCAAAACAGAAACGGGTTTGGACTTTAGAGGAATCATGTGGCTCAATACATCGTGACCATCAAAGGAAGAGAACCACTGTACATAAGAGGTCTGTCTCCAACATGAGGTAGATATCTATctagccatccatccatctacctacctacctacctacctacctacctacctacctacctacctacctacctacctacctacctacctacctacctacctacctacctacctacctacctacctacctacctacctacctacctacctacctacctacctacctacctacatccatccatccatccatccatccatccatccatccatccatccatccatccatccatccatccatctatctatctatctatctatctatctatctatctatctatctatctatctatctatctatctatctatccatctatccatctatccatctatctatctatctatctatctatctatctatctatctatctatctatctatctatctatctatctatctatctagccatccatccatccatcctccatCAATCTACCTAGCCATCCAGCTATCTATACAttaatccattcatccatccacctaTCCATCTTTCCGTCCCCTTCTCACCTTCTGTTCAAGGTGGGCCCTGCGTATGGCGATCTTCTGCTCAAGCTTCTGCTGCTCCCGTTCATGTTGGCTCTCTATCTGTGACTTGGTCTTGCTCTGGTAGGCGTCCAGAAGCTCCTTTTCCTGCTGGAGTTGCTGTTTCAGAGCTTGGCATTCTGTCTCCTGCTCTGCATCCAAACGCATCTAGAGAAACAGGAAGGAGAAGGGAAAACTTTTCGAAACCAAATGAGAACACCGGGTCATCAGCACAGCATGGGAGCTGTTTGGAGGCAACGCAGTGGATTAGAGGGTCCTTAGATAGATATCAGATGTATTTCGATCACCCTCTGAGAAAgctatattttgtatttggttGTCTGAATCTCCTTAAGAATTGCTTAATTTGAAGTCTTTAAGTTTATTGTCATTGACATTTAATATTCATACGTTATTCCAGTGGTTCTGCCACCCATGACAGGATCCTATGGTGCTCGTGTTAGACACAACATCATGAATTCTCAACAACAAATCAACAATCACATATATTCTTCTTTAAATGCTGTCCTACTAACGCTACACTCTTTGGAGAATTTGACAATGTGCAAGGTTTTGGTGCCCCCGGTAGCGAAGGTATCGGTATCTCATACCGTTTGCGAGGCCATCATCTCGTTGATGCTGTGCTCGTACTGCTCGGCCAGCAGAGCCAGCTTGCgcgtctgctcctccttcagggACTTGAGGATGACCCTGTGGTCCCCTTTAGGGGCCACCTCCAGCTGGTGGTTCCTCAGAGCTTTGTACtgcttgttctgcactttgcaTGTGTCCTGGAACTGCTTCTTGATCTGCATCTCCAGCATCTTGCAGATGGGTATGAGCAGAGAGACACTTGTTCATGTGTTTCTTATGTGTATGCTTCAGTCTAGTAAAGTGCTTGCAGACTGCCCGACAAACACTGATAAACACCAGCATCAGTGCCATGTTGAATCTGACAACTTTGACCATCATTCTGAAGTTGGGTTATGGGTTTTTAGGGGCAGAATGCAAGGATCCAATCATGCATAGTTTGCGtagtgtatttatgtatgtttaatgtatatgtactgtatactgtataATATGTTCATACAAGCCTGTTGTGCTAACATCCACAAAGAAAATTGGATTTATGATTAAACCTGGAAATGGTTTAGTGATGCtagcataataaataataaagaacCAGCTTCTGTGAAATGTTGACTGAAAGTAGTTTCTTGGCTTCATTTAGGAAAGGAGTCTAAATGTATATGTTGAAATTGGTATCTTTGATGTGAGGcaatatttaaaatgttcaaTTGTTTGTGAAAAACACGTTGTTTATAGTCAATGAACAATTAGTCTCAACCACCAAAGAGAGTATCACCATGCTGTTGTGAAAGCCCAACTGAAAAGATTCTCACCTTAAAACGAATAGACAAAATAAACCTGCTATGTTCACACAACCTACAGGACAATGACTTTTTTGACCTCTTTTTTTCAGTAGCTCCATGTTCATATGATTACATCTCCTATTTGCCTATTACATCTGTGTGAAAGTGTATGAAGTGTAGGACTATATTTACATATTGGAAGGTGGTAACCCAACCTTAAGTTCAAAACAAGAAGTGAAAGTCCACCATCTTAGTATTTTGTGTTAAAAAACTTCTGGAACAAAAAGTAACCATGCCACATTCCTATCATATGGGGGGAATCAGGAAGAATGAGGAAGTATGAAGAATCTGATGTGCCGCCTTCACGTTCACACGCTCGCATATTGGAGACTTTGGAAGCAAGGACTGTGATGATGTGTGGCCCCATTGCAAGTATGCTAAATTGAGCCTTAACAAATGTTTGGTGGGGGCTGATAATATATTTGGGCTTGATGATGCATGATGGATTAAGGTACAATATAAAAGATTTGCAGTTTCAAGCTATCTTTTCAACCTTTTTCAACTTACTTTGAACCAAAAAATCACCTGATATAAGACTTATAAgagcacatttcaaacaaagAAATGTGCATAATGTGAATTTACTAATATGAAGTCAAATGAACAAAACATAATGAGATTAAATAAACTGAAAGTTCCTAAAGCTCAGACACCAAGCTCATGTGACGAGCGCTGTATCCAGTTTCGAAAGTGGTAATCACGGCTACTCAGACCTGGTGTGAACGTTCCCTTCTAATGGTTATTAAGCACCAAGATGGCAGCTTGGAATGTGCGTGACATCATGCGGAAAGAGATTGGTAGTAAGTCACAATCCACCTGTTCTGTAAAGAATTATCAATCAAGATGATCATGTAAAATCATgttgaaagaaatatgataaAATTATTGATGAAAAAACGATAGATTTTGAAACAACTACTTGATCAAAGCACATTGGCCTGTGCTTAAATTGTTAAAAACTAATGATGCTGAAAGTGCTAAATTCACGAGTCAAAGCGATTCAGTTCTTAGCCACGCTTTGAAGTTCCTGGGATAAACCTAGTGTTACTGAAAGCTCTGAATACAATTCACTAGCCAAAGCGCTAAAGCTGGTAACCAAACCTTGAGGTTCCTGGAATTAACCTGTTGGCACTGAAATCTCTGAATATAATTCATTCGCAAAAGCGCTAAAGTTGAGAGCCAAACTTTGAGGTTCCTGGGCTTAACCTAGTGTTACTGAAAGCTCTAAAAACAATTCACTAGCCAAAGCGTTAAGCTGGGAGCCATATCTTGAAGTTCCTGGGCTTAACCTAGTGTTACTGAAAGCTCTAAAAACAATTCACTTATAAAAGCGCTAATGTTGAGAGCCACACCTTGAGGTTCCTGGGCTAAACCTAGTTGTACTGAAGGCTCTAAATAAAATTCAATAGCCAAAGCGCTAAAGTTGAGAGCCACAGCTTGAGGTTCCTGGGCTGAACCTAGTGATACTGAAAGCTCTGAATAGAATTCACTAGCTAAAGCGTTAAGCTGGGAGCCACACCTTAAGGTTACTGGGCTAAACCTAATGTTACTGAAAGCTCTGAATACAATTCACTAGCCAAAGCACAAAGTTGAGAGCCACACCTTGAGGTTCCTGGGCTAAACCTATTGGTACTGAAAGCTCTGAACACATTTCAATAGCCAAAGCGCTAAAATTGAGAGCCTCACGTTGAGGTTCCTTGGCTAAACCTTTTGGTACTGAAAGCTCTGATTGCAATTCACTAGCCAAAGCGTTAAAGTTGAAAGCCACACCTTTAGGTTCCtgggctgctgccgctgctccaAGGTGTGCTTTCTGTGTAGTTCTCGCTCCCGACGACCGTCGTACTCCTCTTGGTTCTCAAGCTCTGTCTGGTGTTGCATTCTGACAAGCTCTGCCCGTAGCGACTGCAACATCTGTAGCTGCCTCCGTTCTAGGTCCTGGGTGGACTCGTCCTGTCGTATCATCAAGGCGTGTTCCATCTCCTTCTGGATCCTCTTCTTGTTCAGCTCCTGGAAGAGGAAAGTTAAATTTTCATGTCAATGTCAATCACACAAAAACTGCATGCAGTGGGGTACTTATGGACACAATATGggggtcaaaaaaacataattgaTCAGCACAACAATTGTGTAGCAAAGCTCTTTACTTTCCATTACTCAAGATTACAATTTCATTCCTGTTTGGTTCTCTCATACATTTGGCATTATTATCCTTATATTTGGTGTCATTTATAACTTGTGTGTAGATGACATGAAACTATATTGTAATGACAATTTCTAACAGGATAGACTTTTGCCATGGCTTGTTATGATTACAAAAGTTAAGATAGAATATTTCTTTACCTTACACACATCTTCACATGATGCTGTAATACTTGTATCTTTTAGAATAACCTATAAACAACTTTTGTTTAGATTGTAGAGTTGTAAATTGAGTGTAATCTGTTTGAATTAATACAGCTATTCGTCAGCTTAAATGTGcag from Gadus macrocephalus chromosome 4, ASM3116895v1 includes these protein-coding regions:
- the taok3b gene encoding serine/threonine-protein kinase TAO3, producing MSGYKRMRRQHQKQLIALENRLKAEMDEHRLRLQKELETHANNTYIELERLAKRHVAQTDKEMKATAAEERRIQQQIVAQQKKELTTFLESQKKEYRLCKDKIKDEVTQDSGIPKEEKQEHLSRHKETMQRSQAEEESHLLGQQRMVYDRSCRAIKRRTVVKRHEFEQEQIREELNKKRIQKEMEHALMIRQDESTQDLERRQLQMLQSLRAELVRMQHQTELENQEEYDGRRERELHRKHTLEQRQQPRNLKMLEMQIKKQFQDTCKVQNKQYKALRNHQLEVAPKGDHRVILKSLKEEQTRKLALLAEQYEHSINEMMASQTMRLDAEQETECQALKQQLQQEKELLDAYQSKTKSQIESQHEREQQKLEQKIAIRRAHLEQKIEEELVSLQKERTERIKQLFERQERESDGFDSESSRLGFGSLRSLDFKEDDR